In Vicia villosa cultivar HV-30 ecotype Madison, WI linkage group LG7, Vvil1.0, whole genome shotgun sequence, the DNA window GTGAAAGCATAACTTTTGTGACTTATGGTTTCTACTGTCTATGTTTTAGAGTTTGATTCTAGATGCGTGTTTTGCTTAAAGGATGgaagtgtaaacaaagatggataatggttggaccgatacaaaatttgagtttaatgatgggtagaataaaatatttagagcgtcattatttccattggttcggttcatcggattggcggttcctaaaaactaaatccgagaaccgaaccaaaccacatcggtttttattggtttggttcggtttttgaaCCAAACCAATAATAATCGGTTtaatttcggtttggtttggtttggattgacggtttaattggatttttttgatCCGCTTACACCCCTATTGGTGGCCAAGGAGCGGTAAATGATGAGGATGAAGATGACGACGAttttgatgttgatgattgattttttattgttattttatttttaaatattaaattttgtatattattaatcatttttaattgaaattttataaaaaaatcatattaataattgttatttgaaaatatttttattatttattaatttttcatattttattaattttatttttaaaaatagtctATGAAGTGGAAATCATGTGGCAAACTTCGACACATTTTCATTTATGTGGCGTGTTTAACATGACGCAAATATGACACATGTTCGTTTTTGTGGTGTGTTTACCACATCGTAAATCTGTTTACACTGCACTCCACTCCTGCGCCTATCTTTAGAATCCGACTTGTAACTGATTAAAGCTGGCAAATAACCGGTCTACCCCCTTCTTAGTAGCTAGTCACTCTAGAGACAACGACAAATATGTCAATACGTCAACTTCGAATCAGGTCCACAACTAGGGGAACATATCCTTGGCCTGACAGAGATATACAATAATGCTAATTTGAATACaccaataattaattaggataatttgataaaatcactgttctctctctttcatttattattttttaatctctATTCAATTGCAATAAATAATATACATTACCATCAAGTACTTGTTTACCACCATATAAGCACAACATAGATGCTGTTGAATTGAGAATGATACATATATAATTAATCAGACAATATAAttacaaaatatataatttatatcacattatgttattagtgataatcaagGAATATAGTCATTGAATATTTTATCCAGGTTACATATGAGGAACTTGTACTGTTAGTTAGCTGGAATATACATGTAGCTGAAGTGATTTCATATTGTCAGTCACATACTGTCAGTAGTCTCTTTCATCACTTCAATATACCTTCCAGTTTTATCTTTACATTCCCTCTCTCCGGTCTCTATCTAAACTTTCAGTTTACTACATGCATCACATATTTATATCTctcaaacaaaaataatattataatactaAATTTCAActtgcatgtttatttttttcaaaaaacaaaaatccAAGTTTAGTTTATTCTTTAGCTATTCCACTTGTTCATCTTTCTTTGCCTCACCCTTCACAGAAACTCTATCTCAGATGCTTCATTTtccttaaaaaaatcatttttattctTGTAATGTTGCTTTCATTTTTATGTTTGGCTTCTTCTTCACTCTTTGTTTATTTTTGCAATTTTTGGATCTGGTTTTTTGGTTGTTAGACGGCTATAGATATACTCTGCAAGAAAAATCcaatatatatactatatattaattttcacagaaaccctaattaaatatttattaaattattttagtaAATTGTATTTTCCTttgtcatttttcattcattgaaCTGCATTTTCTGATTATCTAGatatcaaacaaacaaaaaaataaaaaaagagaattcATAAACAATTCCATACCATAATGAAGATATAATTAATATTCATATATATAAAGTTTGAAGATTTTCATTATATTCAATGTTTACTTAGGCAAATAAAAGGTTCTTCTCTTGCCATTTTTcaataaacctaatttaaaatgACTTAAAATAAAGATGAACATGGACTAATACAACTTCACCAATCATCATAACTTGTGTAGAAATAGAATAAACTACttaataattttttgttgtttcccTAGCCTAAGTTCAAGATCTAAATCTTCCATTCCATGGTTAACTCCAAGAACAATTTCTGAAGGTTGTTGAAAACTCAAGAACCTTTGATGATCATTTGAACAAGGTTTgatgaaaacagaagaagtgttATTAGTCTTCAATCTTTTACTAATGATACCTTTTTCCTCACATGGAAGAACAACAGTTGATGATTTTTGTCCAAACATTCCTAAAGACAGACTTGTTTCAACACAATCCTTGAAATTGTTTTCTCTTGTAATATTAGAAGCTATCTTCTTCTGTCCCcaaataattgaagaagaatAAGGTGATGATGAGATGGTTGAGATCATTCTAGAAGGCGAAACGGATCGTCTTTTTGCAGGAAAGCAATGATTACCTAGTGATGATGAGTTGATGAAATCATTGTTGCTTTGAGGGCTAAGATTTTGTTTGAGTCTAGCTCTATCTCTCCTATGAATATTCATGTGACCACCAAGAGCTTGTGCAGACCTAAACTCTCTTTTGCAGAAGTTGCATGAATAGAATCTTGGTGGCCATATGCTTCCATTCAGTATACTCCTAGCTGCATCTTCTGCAAATGCTTTTTCTTCCCATGATTCAGTTTGGGCTTGTATTTGCCTTCTCTTCGTCCAAAACCAGTACTGATGATCAGAGTGAAATCCCTCCATGCAAAGAAAATTTAAATCTGCTAAAGATGAAAATAGTTAAGAGAAAATATATTGGACTATATATGTAATGTGGGAGAGAATAAGAAGAAATGTTGAAAAAAAGCAAGGGAAGTGAAGTGTATATAAATAACTTAAAGGGTGTCCTTGTCCATGTATTTATAATATAGTTGAGTAAACAGTTATTTTCATATTTGAGCCGTTCTCGCTAAAGGCTATCTCAAGTTTTTTTAAGTTCTGTGTAGATTGGTCGCAGTTTAATCATGACAAAATAAATAGAAGTTATATTTAATCAGGATTTAATCGTGACAACCAGACGCTATTTAACAACGGTTTAACTGTGATAAATTTAAAACCCTGTGTGATAATACATTTTGCACGCCTTCAAAGACGACTCTGTTCTCGGGTTTATAATCAagttatgtgtatatatatatttggtttttTAATAGTGAAAACTAgctataatatttgttttttgaattatgCTTGGTGAGATATGAAGGTGTAGTGGGGTCCCATTTAAGAAACTGTCTTGTATCAGATTTAAATCACACGGATGAAGAAAATAACGGTTATGATAGCAAGAAAAAAGAAATGCTGCAAAACTGGATGGATTTTTGAAGGTTCCATCAACATTATATATAGGGTAATAGTGTTGACTTATGTTAATATGACATAACTTTTTTCCTTTGGTAAATGCAGTATATGTAGTGTGTGCATGTGCATGAAGTATATAGCTCATTTAATAATTCTGTACCATTACAGCAACTAATCTGTTATACATAAAGTCCTATTTAATTGTATTTCTACTTTGAACTTATAGCAatgtttatattttcaaaatgaaTATGTGATGATGACCAGAAGTGAGAAATGAGGCTTTTACTTGTAAGCACCTTAATAGATAAGCTAATTATATGGATATTTCCGGGATTACGTCCTTAGCAGGAGCTCCTTTACCACTGAAGTCCAAATATTTGGTTGGTTAGCCATTATATTAGTTGCTACTTATTATTATGTATTGTTATGAACACTGTACTAATTTGTTACCTAAATTTATTGAGTCAAATACTTAACATGGTTATTCTAGCATCGACAATAATTAAACGTAAATAATATCTAATATAATAAAATGGTGATAACATCTAAAATATAACatgaattatatattttaagCTAACAATGTTGGACACTACAAATGTAAGTTGTTGTCAACGTTGTAGTCGTATAACCAATCCTAACATCCAACACGTTGATTTTGGAGAATAAAATTTCTTCTAATCCAATGTGATTTCAAGCATCAACAACTTTTGCTTCATTTTTACTTTTGGAAAAAATTAAgggaaaaattattatttttaacaaaagtaagtattttttaataacaataattatttgTAACTATTTTGACCCAATGATTTTAAACCAATGAAATAAATTGAGAACATAGGTTAGTGTGAAGCCGTCATATAAAAGAACATGAGACTTCTAATGATCATCCATTTCTCTTAAAATCTCTCTCTTTCTTGTCTTTGTATTTGATTATGTAATAACGTCAATCATTCCTCCTCAACCCACATTATTATCGTTTCTCATGTATCAAATTTCTATGTGGTTGAGAATGCATGACTGACGTCTATGCATGATTCATTTTTATTGCATGGTATAAAGATATTTATAtctgtaaaaaataataataaaaatgtttcAATAATAGAAAACTAGAatattaaaacaaacaaaatatatgtatatacttATCGAATTTTCAGTtaacaaaatcaacaaatcaaataaGAAGAAGTTCATTATTACTCCTCTCGTCCTTATTATAAGAAGAAGTTCATTTTTTAGATTCatagaataattaatatatttaatttatatatggactagatacattaatcattgaatgaatctaaaaagtgaactTTTTCTTATAATAAGGATCAGAGAGAGTAACACACATCCAACAGTTATTTAGTAAATCTTGATCACCAAAACTCTTTAGtataataaaaaatttgtgtAGGGTGCACTTTCTCGGAATTCAAATAACTTAAAAATCAAggtgaaaaatttaattttatatattaatttataaaaaaattaaagtgagtatttttttttattttttattttttaggaaTAAAGGTATAAGTGTACCGGTGTaagataaaattttcaaaaagtacccaTTTGTTGTCGGTATTCATAATGTTGAAGCATTTGGGCCTTATCTTATTTCACTTTGCCCAAGTCTTAGTCATGGGCCTTTTCTTGAGTTATCCTCTTCATGGACCATATAAGTGTCCAATTTTTTcacattttaattttcttatcattgtttattatattctttatttattCATTTCTTAGAACATGTCCTTCTATGAGAAATTATTCACGAGAAGATTATGAAATAAAGTTGAAGGAAGACATACTACAAAATAGTAGGAAGAGCTTTAGATTCAAAAGGATCATGTATGTTTGAAATCTACAAACTTCAAGTAGTGATCCTAATCAGTAACATTACTCTATAATTCAATAAAATGTTTCTTTGCAATGAAATTATGTGATAAACTTCGAATCATATACCCATGTATATTgttgtttttaattaaaaaaatattaaacatattaaaatataaacttaaCTCATCAAAAATTCATCTTTGGAAACTTTTAAAATCTAACTTTCAATTACAAacacataataaataaatttacatgatacaattgtattaaatttaatttcatatatatttaGATGTGCGTCAAATTTTATGTGGAATGATTTATCTATTATTGGCATTAAATATTGTTGGAATGATCGTGTATGCATGATTTTAAATAGTCTTTAATTTAAACATgatgaaaaattattttagttCATAATATTTTAGTTTATGCAGTATcatattttcaaataatttttatacAAATTATTCCGTGTCGGACAAAGGCTCAATAAAAGAAAATTCGCGCCTATTTTAGATTTTGAACACCCTAATCAACTCTCAGATTATATAAGGGATCGCACAAAAAAAGTACGATTAAAAGTTCACTCTTACTCTCActttatttattattctcttaCTGACTTAGACATTGCAACGGTTACTTTGCAGGTCAACATCATTCCACCACACCGAAAGTTCAACTCCACCGCATTAAAGCACTTCCCCATCATTTCATTAATTATTTCTAGTTTGGAACGGAACAATGGCGTCACCTGTGAGAATCGACTCCTGATTCTTGTGAATTTCCACAATTTGATTCAAGTCACGAGTGATGTAGTAGTCATGCTAAGATGAAGAACTAAATTATTGATCGGGTTCCCAAACCACATGAGATCCTTCCAACTTTGGATCATATCCGACCTTCATTGTCGATTCGATTGACCAAAACCTtcttggagagagagagagagagagtcttCATCATAGAGCAGTATTCAAATCAAGAGGCGACAAAAAGGATAGGTCGATGATAAGGTTACAAGACCACGAGAAGGTTGACGCAACACTTCAACTAGTCCTAACGACTACCATAACTAGTCGTTTATTATTAAGGATCCTCATCGATGATAGAAGCTTGTGCGGCCTAATGTATTTCAAAATCTTTACGAAGTTAGGACTATGCATGCGAGATCTAAATCCATGTGAACACTGAAGCTTCTTGGCGCCTAATGACTCCTCGACTTTACCATGTAGAGTTGTAAGAGCGGGAGAACATTGAACTACAGACGAATTCCCAGTTCATGGCGTCACAAGTCAAAAAGAACGTTCAGGCAAAATATCCATTGTTACAATAATATGTCCCTTGACTATagaaaagctggaaaagtttaaTTATTTCAAAATAGTGCACGTCCCAAGGGAACAGAGCATATGAGAATACACACTATCTAAACTTGTGATAGAATGGGATGAAGATGTGTACACTCTCATCGAAGTGCATAAAGGGATGGTCAGTATGCATCTCGGTGCAAAGGCATTGGTCAAGAAAGTCCATAGAGATAAATATTGTTGGTCATAGGGTCCAGGAAGCCAAGTATTGTCGGTGGAGGATATGGGGAGGAAACTCTAAAGTATAAAATCACCTTCTCAGGGAAGGACGCTGCTTGAATCTATCCTTATGACAATGATTTTATGGTTATAATTGAAAGGTGTGAGGATTGGGAAATCAAGTGTAGGTTGATCAACCAAGGAAGTTTTGTAGACACCTTATATTAGAATGCCTTCGAAAGGCTCCAGCTAGATCGAGACGATATCAGAGCTTTCAAAGGTTCACTAgttaatttttttagaaaaacaaaTGTAGGTGAAAGGTTACATCACCTTGAAAACCATGTTTAAACTAGAGGATAGTGCAAAGATTGTGATGTATCTTGTGATAAATGCCTTTTCCTTCTACAATATGATCATAGTGCGACTTACTTTCAATCTATTGGGAGTAGCTCTATCTATTTTCTACTTATTTATGAAGTACTTAAAACTCAAACAACGTGTTGGGGTTATTCGAAGTGATTAGGAGACCACCCGAAGATACTATCAAGATACCTTGAGGATGAAGAGGGCGATTATGGTCTTGGCCCATATTCAACAGCCTAATGCATAAAGGGTGAATGTTTTGGATGTGAGATCAAGAGTACAACTCCGCAGGGAGAAGACGTCGCCTCGTAAAGAGGAGGAGTTTAGTTCACTGTTTCAGCCAAGATGAACACTAAGGTTTTTATAGGTTTAGTGACATGTTTCATTCAGTTATGTTATCAGCTTCATTAATTATGGTGAGGTGCTACCTCTtccaattatataattttttgtgaAGACATAGTTGGCAAATAATAACAGGGGCACTTGTTTCCCCTATGTGAGCAATTTATAGTGAGATACCTCAccttttttatagatttttgtaCGCTTTTTTTTATCTTTGCAAAATACATATGGATTTATTGTAGGAATTTCAATAAAGTATCATTTAGGCCCACAAGGCTATTGATTGTTGGAGCTTCAATGAAGATGAAGTATCCTTGCCACCCGCGATACTATTGATTACTGAAACTTAAATGACGTATCCTTTCTGCCCGCGAGGCTATTTATTGTTTGAGTTTCAATGAAGTATCCTTACCACCCACGAAGCTACTGATTGGTGGAATTTCAATGAAGTATCTTTGTCGCCCACAGGGATATTGATTGTTGAAACTTTAGTGAAGTATCCTTGTCACCTATGAGGCTATTGATTGCTTGAATTTTAATGAAGTATCATTTCCTTCCATGAGGCTAATGATTGCGGAAACTTCAATGAAGTATCCTTGTTGCCCACGAGACAATTGAATGTTAGAACTTCAACGAAGTATATTGCCACCCATGAGGGCTATTGAATGCGGGCACTTTGGTGAGGTACCTTTCCCCTCAGTGGCGTTTAAACGCCTTATTACTAAGGGGGAAATTTTCCCGCCCTCGAAGGCTATCATTGTAAGCCCTAAATGAAGAACTCTAACTATACTCTTTTAAGAGGAACCAGTCGGCCTAAATGCTCCCTTTGGTCAAGCAtatcaagaaaataaataaaaagacaaaaaatataAGTAAATCACCTAGGGGTACAAAACATTTCATTAATAAAGCTTTGGAGGGCGGGGATAAAAAAGGGCAAGAATGATTACAGAGAATCCTCTAGGACATTATTACTTTTCAAAGTTTCTAAGGGCATgatgaaaaaattcaaaaaagaaTTGTTGAACGTCTACATGAGATCATCTTTTTCTGGTATAATCTCTAGGCGGACGATTTCCTTAGTAGGAATCTGATCCTCCCCACCATGGGCGTCTTCGGCTTCAATAAAAAAACCCCTAAGGAAAAGGATTGACTACCTTGGGAGGCGATTCATCCTCTTCGTCCACGATTTGGTCATCCCTTATCACTTTGAATAAGTCAATATGACTTAATTCCAAGGTAAAGGAGAGCTACTCGTTCTTTGGCCCCCTCAAAGTAGTAGTTGGAAGTGTCCACCTTCTCATCTTTGTCAGCGGAGAAATCGTCCTCCTGTTTCTTCTTGGAAAGGAGGAGGACTTTTAGAGACCCCGTCAAGTTGTTCTTATATAAAGAGAGTGTTTTGgcttcttcttctgatttcttGAGAGATTCCATGAGCCCCCTTTGATTCCTTCATCCTATCTCACTccataataatatttttactaacTCCCGCTCATGTGAACCTTAAGAAACACTCAACTCCTTCCTTAGACCCCTCAACAGGTAGTTCTCCACCATGTTTGACAACTGCTAAGTTTCCAATTGGCTAATAGCTCGGAAATCATTAGAAAAACCTTCATGGAGGGGGATTTGGATGTTGGCATACTTCTATACATCAAACACATCGTTCCACAACGAGTACAAAAAAAACTTAGTTTGATCAACACAAATCGACAACCCCGAATAATGATCGTCCTTATCATCTTCTTCAAATTTGACATTAACCTTTTCCTTTTGACTAAGACCGAAGAAGATCTTCCACCAGACCTAAATGGCATCGTGAGTTTGAATTGCATCATAATTTTCAGGGAAATAGATTATCTCTTACATATCTTTCTCTTGTGCAATTTCCAACGAATTTAATCTAAtctacaaatattttattttttttccaacCATTTTATGAAAGCATAATGGGGCAGAACCAGGGAGGACCCAAATCTGATTTTAAATTACATCGTAGTATAATTGATATAAAAgtcaaatattataattaatcgacagtataaaatattaatatgattAACTATATAACTCAattcaattgaaaaaaaaaatcgattCAAGTTTGGTCATCCGTGGGCTCTTAAGTTATTTACTAGTTTAACATTACTACATTATAACTACTCAATATCATTTACGGACAATATATTCCTTGGTTGATACCAAATGTTTCTACTTGTTacttattaatctaaatattcaaATTTCTTATTTTATCAATTCTAATAAGATACAATTTTAACCTTTCATTTAATCAAACACTAAACTACTAAAATCTCATAGAATCATTAGGAAAAATCTTAAGGCCCCACCATTTTCCTCCCATCTTTATCAATAAAAAAATCCCATCCCACATACATGTCCATACATAGTACACATCATAAGTTTTGTTTTGGTcggttataaataatattttttttcttccaaatcCATTAATTAAAccctattattattaattgttatcGTTGACGTTGATGTCTCCTCAAATCAACAACCACCACGCTTACATTGTCCGAACTATGCCTCGCCAACGCCAATTTCGTCAACAAAATTGAAGCATCGGAACAAGCCTTATCTGATCCATCTCCCACCACATCACTCCCCGGAGACCCCGGCGGCGACACCGTCTTCTCCGCCTTGAGACACATCTGCACTACCCTACACGCCGTCTCGTTTTGCACCACGTCCCATAACCCATCACTAGCCAGAATCAAACATTCATCCTCGTCACTCCTCTCTGTTACAGTTATCTCAGGTTCCGAAATAACATATGGCTTCAAATAATTGTCCCC includes these proteins:
- the LOC131617579 gene encoding transcriptional regulator SUPERMAN-like, with the translated sequence MEGFHSDHQYWFWTKRRQIQAQTESWEEKAFAEDAARSILNGSIWPPRFYSCNFCKREFRSAQALGGHMNIHRRDRARLKQNLSPQSNNDFINSSSLGNHCFPAKRRSVSPSRMISTISSSPYSSSIIWGQKKIASNITRENNFKDCVETSLSLGMFGQKSSTVVLPCEEKGIISKRLKTNNTSSVFIKPCSNDHQRFLSFQQPSEIVLGVNHGMEDLDLELRLGKQQKIIK